One Halomonas sp. THAF5a genomic region harbors:
- a CDS encoding DUF488 domain-containing protein, which yields MNYDIVLKRIYQEVDDEDGARVLVDRLWPRGKRREGLALTDWYRDASPSPALRRQFHQEAISAEVFAARYRGELRDSPENLLPLMRHARHGRLTLLSAARHLDASHLPILREAILQALHDEDAEDREPASPPCLAHRLRDGQAPEA from the coding sequence ATGAACTACGACATCGTGCTCAAGCGCATCTATCAGGAGGTCGACGACGAGGACGGCGCCCGGGTGCTGGTCGACCGGCTCTGGCCCCGTGGCAAGCGCCGCGAAGGCCTCGCCTTGACCGACTGGTACCGGGATGCCTCCCCCTCGCCGGCCCTGCGCCGGCAGTTTCACCAAGAGGCGATCAGCGCGGAGGTATTCGCCGCCCGCTACCGGGGCGAGCTCAGGGACTCGCCGGAGAACCTGCTGCCCCTGATGCGCCACGCCCGTCACGGGCGCCTCACGCTGCTCTCGGCGGCGCGCCACTTGGACGCCTCACACCTGCCGATCCTGCGCGAGGCGATCCTGCAGGCACTGCATGACGAAGACGCCGAGGACAGGGAACCGGCCTCGCCGCCCTGTTTGGCCCATCGACTCAGGGACGGGCAGGCCCCCGAGGCATAA
- the leuC gene encoding 3-isopropylmalate dehydratase large subunit: MAGQTLYDKLWSQHLVKERDDGTALIYIDRQLLHEVTSPQAFEGLRLAGRRPWRLDANLATPDHNVPTTVKERAEGNAGIKDPVSLIQVQTLDDNCVEFGIEEFKINDPRQGIVHVVGPEQGATLPGMTVVCGDSHTATHGAFAALAHGIGTSEVEHVLATQCLLAQKMKNMQVRVEGRLGTGVTAKDVVLAIIGRIGTAGGTGYAIEFAGSAIEELSMEGRMTVCNMAIEAGARVGLIAVDDTTIDYLRDRHYAPSGEQWEAAVADWRQLVSDDDAAFDTVVTLDAAEIEPQVSWGTSPEMVTGISGEVPDPAEAADETTQRGYTRALEYMGLAPKQKITDIRLDKVFIGSCTNSRIEDLREAARVARGKKVADSIKLAMIVPGSGLVKRQAEAEGLDKVFIEAGFEWREPGCSMCLAMNADKLGAGEHCASTSNRNFEGRQGFGGRTHLVSPAMAAAAAIAGHFVDVRRVDASPVAQEA; encoded by the coding sequence ATGGCAGGCCAGACACTCTACGACAAGCTGTGGTCGCAGCACCTCGTCAAGGAGCGCGATGACGGCACCGCGCTGATCTATATCGACCGCCAGCTGCTCCACGAGGTGACCTCGCCTCAGGCCTTCGAGGGGCTGCGCCTGGCGGGCCGCCGGCCGTGGCGCCTCGACGCCAACCTGGCGACCCCGGATCACAACGTGCCCACCACCGTGAAGGAGCGGGCCGAGGGCAACGCCGGCATCAAGGACCCGGTGTCGCTGATCCAGGTGCAGACCCTCGACGACAACTGCGTCGAGTTCGGCATCGAGGAGTTCAAGATCAACGACCCGCGCCAGGGCATCGTCCACGTGGTGGGTCCGGAGCAGGGTGCGACCCTGCCCGGCATGACCGTGGTCTGCGGCGACTCCCACACCGCCACCCACGGCGCCTTCGCGGCGCTGGCCCACGGCATCGGCACCTCCGAGGTGGAGCACGTGCTCGCCACCCAGTGCCTGCTGGCGCAGAAGATGAAGAACATGCAGGTGCGCGTCGAGGGCCGCCTCGGCACCGGCGTCACCGCCAAGGACGTCGTGCTGGCGATCATCGGCCGCATCGGCACCGCGGGCGGCACCGGCTACGCCATCGAGTTCGCCGGCAGCGCCATCGAGGAGCTCTCCATGGAAGGCCGCATGACCGTGTGCAACATGGCCATCGAGGCGGGCGCCCGGGTCGGCCTGATCGCCGTGGATGACACCACCATCGACTACCTGCGCGATCGCCACTACGCCCCGTCGGGCGAGCAGTGGGAGGCCGCCGTGGCCGACTGGCGACAGCTCGTCTCCGACGATGACGCCGCCTTCGACACCGTGGTGACCCTGGACGCCGCCGAGATCGAGCCGCAGGTCTCCTGGGGCACCAGCCCCGAGATGGTGACCGGCATCTCCGGCGAGGTCCCCGACCCCGCCGAGGCCGCCGACGAGACCACCCAGCGCGGCTACACCCGGGCGCTGGAGTACATGGGGCTCGCGCCGAAGCAGAAGATCACCGACATCCGTCTCGACAAGGTGTTCATCGGCTCCTGCACTAACTCGCGCATCGAGGACCTGCGCGAGGCGGCCAGGGTGGCGCGCGGCAAGAAGGTGGCCGACTCCATCAAGCTCGCCATGATCGTGCCGGGCTCGGGCCTGGTGAAGCGCCAGGCCGAGGCCGAGGGACTCGACAAGGTCTTCATCGAGGCGGGCTTCGAGTGGCGCGAGCCCGGCTGCTCCATGTGCCTGGCCATGAACGCCGACAAGCTCGGCGCCGGCGAGCACTGCGCCTCCACCTCGAATCGCAACTTCGAGGGGCGCCAGGGCTTCGGCGGGCGCACCCACCTCGTCAGCCCGGCCATGGCGGCGGCCGCGGCGATCGCCGGTCACTTCGTCGACGTCCGCCGGGTCGACGCCTCACCCGTTGCCCAGGAGGCCTGA
- the nqrM gene encoding (Na+)-NQR maturation NqrM codes for MTLFLVVFAFMLLIVAAMAVGVIMGRKPIAGTCGGLNQLGLKEGCDVCGGKDEVCEEENRKRGSARRRSDESRGADLGYDATRR; via the coding sequence ATGACCCTTTTCCTGGTGGTATTCGCCTTCATGCTGCTGATCGTCGCCGCGATGGCCGTCGGCGTGATCATGGGGCGCAAACCCATCGCCGGTACCTGTGGCGGCCTCAACCAGCTCGGGCTCAAGGAAGGGTGCGACGTCTGTGGCGGCAAGGACGAGGTCTGCGAGGAGGAGAATCGCAAGCGCGGCAGCGCCCGCCGCCGCAGCGACGAGAGCCGCGGCGCCGACCTAGGGTACGACGCGACCCGGCGTTAA
- a CDS encoding PA2779 family protein encodes MKKICRYLSPLLIVALVLGSLPVAAAPANPGSQLVTTQDVLSAERSQSDRERIQAVLARDDVQEQLVAQGVDPAEVQARVAALSDAEAAQMADQLEQLPAGASVVGALFAVFVILLVTDILGLTNVFPFTR; translated from the coding sequence ATGAAGAAGATCTGCCGTTACCTGAGCCCGCTGCTGATCGTCGCCCTGGTGCTGGGCAGCCTGCCGGTGGCCGCCGCACCGGCGAACCCGGGCAGCCAGCTCGTCACCACTCAGGACGTCCTGAGCGCCGAGCGCTCGCAGAGCGACCGCGAACGCATCCAGGCCGTCCTCGCCCGCGACGACGTTCAGGAGCAACTGGTCGCCCAGGGCGTCGATCCCGCCGAGGTCCAGGCCCGCGTGGCCGCGCTCTCCGATGCGGAAGCCGCCCAGATGGCCGACCAGCTCGAGCAGCTCCCCGCCGGGGCCAGCGTGGTCGGCGCCCTGTTCGCCGTCTTCGTGATCCTGCTGGTGACCGATATCCTCGGGCTGACCAACGTCTTCCCGTTCACGCGCTGA
- a CDS encoding LysR family transcriptional regulator, which yields MDTQSLQAFLAVADSGSFSRAAEQLHLTQPAVSKRIAVLEGQIDARLFDRIGRRVSLTEAGRVLLPRARQILVMVDDSRRALGNLEDSVAGSLTLATSHHIGLHRLPPLLKAYTGQHPDVRLDLHFLDSEQAYQGVLDGELELAVVTLAPHPDPQLEAVPVWIDRLCFVCAPDHPLAEHGRLGLHELCAFDAVLPGPLTFTRSLIESRFASAGLTLPVALSTNYLETLKMMTAIGLGWSLLPERLVAGELHELAVDHPPIHRPLGYLVHRSRTRSNAARAMLAQLDEAREPAARAWG from the coding sequence GTGGATACCCAGAGCCTGCAGGCCTTTCTCGCGGTGGCGGACAGCGGCAGCTTCTCGCGGGCCGCCGAGCAGCTGCACCTCACCCAGCCGGCGGTGAGCAAGCGGATCGCGGTGCTGGAGGGGCAGATCGACGCCCGCCTCTTCGATCGCATCGGCCGTCGCGTGAGCCTCACCGAGGCCGGCCGGGTGCTGCTCCCCCGGGCCCGGCAGATCCTGGTGATGGTCGACGACAGCCGCCGGGCCCTGGGCAACCTCGAAGACAGCGTGGCCGGCAGCCTCACCCTGGCCACCAGCCACCATATCGGTCTGCATCGGCTGCCGCCGCTGCTCAAGGCCTATACCGGCCAGCACCCGGACGTGCGCCTCGACCTGCACTTCCTGGACTCCGAGCAGGCCTACCAGGGGGTACTGGACGGCGAACTGGAGCTCGCGGTGGTGACCCTCGCCCCCCACCCGGACCCACAGCTCGAGGCGGTGCCGGTATGGATCGACCGGCTCTGCTTCGTCTGCGCCCCGGACCATCCCCTGGCCGAGCACGGCCGGCTGGGACTCCACGAGCTCTGCGCCTTCGATGCGGTGCTGCCGGGGCCGCTGACCTTCACCCGCAGCCTGATCGAGTCGCGCTTCGCCTCGGCCGGCCTAACGCTTCCCGTGGCACTCTCCACCAACTACCTGGAGACCCTGAAGATGATGACCGCCATCGGCCTGGGCTGGAGCCTGCTGCCCGAGCGCCTGGTGGCGGGCGAGCTGCACGAGCTGGCGGTGGACCATCCGCCGATCCATCGCCCGCTGGGCTATCTCGTCCACCGCAGCCGCACCCGCTCCAATGCCGCCCGGGCGATGCTCGCACAGCTCGACGAGGCCCGGGAGCCGGCCGCCCGGGCGTGGGGCTGA
- a CDS encoding zinc ribbon-containing protein: MSEQRDSHHDHRLREGYERMLERLREGADELTWENLQQELDDAVEFEAELEEFTKDELSLLRAWVERDLKEMRRYLGAGGESVATWLGIDLSMLSRKVVDSLLSIADRSVTERERLEEDLEAARADYSAGEIAAPGRMACVHCDAIVELEGVTRIEPCHQCGHRYFVRAPK, encoded by the coding sequence ATGAGCGAGCAACGGGATTCGCATCACGACCACCGCCTGCGCGAGGGCTACGAGCGCATGCTCGAGCGGCTGCGCGAGGGTGCCGATGAGCTCACTTGGGAGAACCTGCAGCAGGAACTCGACGATGCGGTAGAGTTCGAGGCCGAACTCGAGGAGTTCACCAAGGACGAGCTCTCGCTGCTGCGCGCCTGGGTCGAGCGCGACCTCAAGGAGATGCGCCGCTACCTGGGCGCCGGCGGCGAGAGCGTGGCTACCTGGCTCGGCATCGATCTGTCCATGCTGTCGCGCAAGGTGGTCGACTCGCTGCTCTCCATCGCCGATCGCAGCGTGACCGAGCGCGAGCGCCTCGAGGAGGACCTGGAGGCGGCCCGCGCCGACTACAGCGCCGGCGAGATCGCCGCTCCCGGGCGCATGGCCTGCGTGCACTGCGACGCCATCGTCGAGCTCGAGGGGGTCACCCGGATCGAGCCCTGCCACCAGTGCGGCCACCGCTACTTCGTGCGCGCGCCGAAGTAG
- the leuS gene encoding leucine--tRNA ligase, translating into MDAQYKPHETERDAQQFWDENQCFKAVEDPDREKFYCLSMFPYPSGKLHMGHVRNYTIGDVVSRYQRMQGKNVMQPMGWDAFGMPAENAAIQNRVPPGQWTYDNIDYMRRQLKALGFAYDWSREFATCDVDYYRWEQWFFTKLVEKGLVYKKMSTVNWDPVDQTVLANEQVIEGRGWRSGALVERKEIPLWFLKITDYAEELLADLDKIDWPEQVKTMQRNWIGKSRGVELTFDIKAEDGEGAEPLSVYTTRPDTLMGVTYVAVAAGHPLAKAAAEGNSELAAFVEECAHGGTSEAELATMEKKGMPTGHRAVHPLTGREVPVFVANFVLMEYGTGAVMAVPGHDQRDWEFATKYGLPIEAVIADANGEAPDLTAGAHDDTGTLIHSGEFDGLDFDAAFEAIAKRLAELGRGEVKTNFRLRDWGVARQRYWGAPIPVKYGPEGQTVPLSDEELPVALPMEVTVDATGSPLKRMPEFSDLGDGWTRETDTFDTFMESSWYFARFCCADNPEAMLDERANYWLPVDLYIGGIEHAILHLLYARFFNKLMRDFGMVETDEPFQRLLTQGMVIAETFYRPTENGGKEWFNPADVEVKRDDKGRPVSAVLTTDGAPVEMGGIEKMSKSKNNGVDPQSMIDRFGADTVRLFMMFAAPPEQSLEWSDSGVEGASRFLKRLWRLVSEHLAAGTPGALEVKALSDDQRDLRRKTHETIKKAGDDIGRRTTFNTAIAAVMELTNALSKFDDTTPQGLAVAREAVEACVLLLAPITPHACHALWAELGHDEPAIDAAWPQVDEAALARDSIELVVQVNGKLRARIDVEAAADKSAIEAQALAAENVQRHLEGKSVRKVIVVPGKLVNIVVG; encoded by the coding sequence ATGGACGCACAGTACAAGCCCCACGAGACCGAACGCGACGCCCAGCAGTTCTGGGACGAGAACCAGTGCTTCAAGGCGGTCGAAGACCCTGACCGCGAGAAGTTCTACTGCCTGTCGATGTTCCCCTACCCCAGCGGCAAGCTACACATGGGGCATGTGCGCAACTACACCATCGGCGACGTGGTCTCCCGCTATCAGCGCATGCAGGGCAAGAACGTCATGCAGCCCATGGGCTGGGACGCCTTCGGCATGCCGGCCGAGAACGCCGCTATCCAGAACCGGGTGCCGCCGGGCCAGTGGACCTACGACAACATCGATTACATGCGCCGCCAGCTGAAGGCGCTGGGCTTCGCCTACGACTGGAGCCGCGAGTTCGCCACCTGCGACGTCGACTACTACCGCTGGGAGCAGTGGTTCTTCACCAAGCTGGTCGAGAAGGGCCTGGTCTACAAGAAGATGTCCACGGTCAACTGGGACCCGGTCGACCAGACCGTGCTCGCCAACGAGCAGGTGATCGAGGGGCGCGGCTGGCGCTCCGGCGCGCTGGTGGAGCGCAAGGAGATCCCGCTCTGGTTCCTCAAGATCACCGACTACGCCGAGGAGCTGCTGGCCGACCTGGACAAGATCGACTGGCCCGAGCAGGTCAAGACCATGCAGCGCAACTGGATCGGCAAGTCGCGCGGCGTGGAGCTGACGTTCGATATCAAGGCGGAAGACGGCGAAGGCGCCGAGCCGCTGTCGGTCTACACCACCCGTCCCGACACCCTGATGGGCGTGACCTACGTCGCCGTGGCCGCCGGCCACCCGCTGGCCAAGGCCGCCGCCGAGGGAAATAGCGAACTCGCTGCCTTCGTCGAGGAGTGCGCCCACGGTGGCACCTCCGAGGCCGAGCTCGCCACCATGGAGAAGAAGGGCATGCCGACCGGCCACCGGGCCGTGCATCCCCTCACCGGCCGCGAGGTGCCGGTCTTTGTGGCCAACTTCGTGCTCATGGAGTACGGCACCGGCGCGGTGATGGCGGTGCCCGGCCACGACCAGCGCGACTGGGAATTCGCCACCAAGTACGGCCTGCCCATCGAGGCGGTGATCGCCGACGCTAACGGCGAGGCCCCGGATCTCACCGCGGGGGCCCACGACGACACCGGCACCCTGATCCACTCCGGCGAGTTCGACGGCCTGGACTTCGACGCCGCCTTCGAGGCCATCGCGAAGCGCCTCGCCGAGCTCGGCCGTGGCGAGGTCAAGACCAACTTCCGCCTGCGCGACTGGGGCGTGGCCCGCCAGCGCTACTGGGGCGCGCCGATCCCGGTCAAGTACGGCCCCGAGGGCCAGACCGTGCCGCTCAGCGACGAGGAGCTGCCGGTCGCGCTGCCCATGGAGGTCACCGTCGACGCCACCGGCTCGCCGCTCAAGCGCATGCCCGAGTTCTCCGACCTGGGCGACGGCTGGACCCGCGAGACCGACACCTTCGACACCTTCATGGAGTCCTCCTGGTACTTCGCGCGCTTCTGCTGCGCCGACAACCCCGAGGCGATGCTCGACGAGCGCGCCAACTACTGGCTGCCGGTGGACCTCTACATCGGCGGCATCGAGCACGCCATCCTGCACCTGCTCTATGCGCGCTTCTTCAACAAGCTGATGCGCGACTTCGGCATGGTCGAGACCGACGAGCCCTTCCAGCGCCTGCTCACCCAGGGCATGGTGATCGCCGAGACCTTCTATCGCCCCACCGAGAACGGCGGCAAGGAGTGGTTCAATCCGGCCGACGTCGAGGTCAAGCGCGACGACAAGGGCCGCCCGGTCAGCGCCGTGCTGACGACGGACGGCGCGCCGGTGGAGATGGGCGGCATCGAAAAGATGTCCAAGTCCAAGAACAACGGCGTCGACCCGCAGTCGATGATCGATCGCTTCGGCGCCGATACCGTGCGCCTGTTCATGATGTTCGCCGCCCCGCCCGAGCAGTCCCTGGAGTGGTCCGACTCCGGCGTCGAGGGGGCCAGCCGCTTCCTCAAGCGCCTGTGGCGCCTGGTCAGCGAGCACCTCGCGGCCGGCACCCCAGGCGCCCTCGAGGTCAAGGCACTCAGCGACGACCAGCGCGACCTGCGCCGCAAGACCCACGAGACCATCAAGAAGGCCGGCGACGACATCGGCCGTCGCACCACCTTCAACACCGCCATCGCCGCGGTGATGGAGCTGACCAACGCCCTCTCGAAGTTCGACGACACCACGCCGCAAGGACTCGCCGTGGCTCGCGAGGCGGTGGAGGCCTGCGTGCTGCTGCTGGCCCCGATCACGCCCCACGCCTGCCACGCCCTGTGGGCGGAACTCGGCCACGACGAGCCGGCGATCGACGCCGCCTGGCCCCAGGTGGACGAAGCCGCCCTGGCCCGGGACAGCATCGAGCTGGTGGTGCAGGTCAACGGCAAGCTGCGCGCGCGCATCGACGTCGAGGCCGCCGCGGACAAGTCCGCCATCGAGGCCCAGGCGCTGGCCGCCGAGAACGTCCAGCGACACCTCGAGGGCAAGAGCGTGCGCAAGGTGATCGTGGTGCCGGGCAAGCTCGTCAACATCGTGGTGGGCTGA
- the nqrF gene encoding NADH:ubiquinone reductase (Na(+)-transporting) subunit F, whose product MVDTSVILLGVVMFTVIIIGLTAVILAARSKLVSTGDVTIEVNGDPEHTLTTQAGGKLLNTLAANGIFLSSACGGGGSCAQCKCRVEEGGGSILPTEESHFTLREKKEGWRLSCQVPVKQDMKIEVPEEVFGVKQWECEVIENPNVATFIKELNLKLPEGEEVAFRAGGYVQLVAPPYDIKFSDFDIEEEYRGDWEKFGLFDISHKNSEEIIRAYSMANYPEEKGILKFNIRIATPPPNSSHPPGLMSTYVFSLKPGDKVTVMGPFGEFFAKDTDAEMIFIGGGAGMAPMRSHIFDQLKRLNSDRKISFWYGARSWRETFYNEEYDQLAEEFPNFEWHLALSDPQPEDNWEGPTGFIHNVLYENYLKDHPAPEDCEYYMCGPPMMNASVIKLLVDMGVEPENILLDDFGG is encoded by the coding sequence ATGGTTGATACATCAGTCATCTTGCTGGGTGTGGTCATGTTCACCGTGATCATCATCGGTCTGACCGCGGTGATCCTGGCCGCACGCAGCAAGCTCGTCAGCACCGGGGACGTGACCATCGAGGTCAACGGCGACCCCGAGCACACCCTGACCACCCAGGCCGGCGGCAAGCTGCTCAATACCCTCGCCGCCAACGGCATCTTCCTCTCCTCCGCCTGCGGTGGCGGTGGCTCCTGCGCCCAGTGCAAGTGCCGGGTCGAGGAGGGCGGGGGCTCCATCCTGCCCACCGAGGAGTCGCACTTCACCCTGCGCGAGAAGAAGGAAGGCTGGCGCCTCTCCTGCCAGGTGCCCGTGAAGCAGGACATGAAGATCGAGGTGCCCGAGGAGGTCTTCGGCGTCAAGCAGTGGGAATGCGAGGTCATCGAGAACCCCAACGTGGCGACCTTCATCAAGGAGCTCAACCTCAAGCTTCCGGAAGGCGAAGAAGTGGCCTTCCGCGCCGGCGGCTACGTGCAGCTGGTGGCGCCGCCCTACGACATCAAGTTCTCCGACTTCGATATCGAGGAGGAGTATCGCGGCGACTGGGAGAAGTTCGGCCTGTTCGACATCTCCCACAAGAACAGCGAGGAGATCATCCGCGCCTACTCCATGGCGAACTACCCGGAAGAGAAGGGTATCCTCAAGTTCAACATCCGTATCGCCACGCCGCCGCCCAACTCCAGCCATCCGCCGGGCCTGATGTCCACCTACGTCTTCTCCCTGAAGCCGGGTGACAAGGTCACCGTGATGGGGCCTTTCGGCGAGTTCTTCGCCAAGGACACCGATGCCGAGATGATCTTCATCGGCGGCGGTGCGGGCATGGCACCGATGCGCAGCCACATCTTCGATCAGCTCAAGCGTCTTAATAGCGATCGCAAGATCAGCTTCTGGTACGGCGCGCGCTCCTGGCGCGAGACCTTCTACAACGAGGAGTACGACCAGCTGGCGGAGGAGTTCCCGAACTTCGAGTGGCACCTGGCGCTCTCCGACCCGCAGCCGGAGGACAACTGGGAGGGGCCGACCGGCTTCATCCACAATGTCCTCTACGAGAACTACCTCAAGGACCATCCGGCCCCCGAGGACTGCGAGTACTACATGTGCGGGCCGCCCATGATGAACGCCTCGGTGATCAAGCTGCTCGTCGACATGGGCGTCGAACCCGAGAACATCCTGCTGGACGACTTCGGCGGCTGA
- a CDS encoding PA2778 family cysteine peptidase — MMACPDRHRASASHQNARLAGVLALVMLMLVVSGCASTPQLAESTRQHLPRQALLEEVPFHGQRDYQCGPASLAMVLNAAGVPVTVDTLIPQVFLPGREGSVQPEMLGTVRRQGRIPFRIDGSLDALLTEINAGHPVVVMQNLSLPAWPVWHYAVAIGFDRGEKTLTLHSGMEPERLESFKRFDATWARSERWAFIALPPGQLPATGDGRAALDAIADFERVQGVSASLPAWTALVEHHPDLAMGHFALGSARHAAGDADGAREAFADAVEADPELAVAWLNLGLLHRGQGSADEARAALERAADLPGPWQAQAQEALADLPRRAG; from the coding sequence ATGATGGCATGCCCTGACCGCCACCGTGCCAGCGCCTCCCATCAGAACGCCCGCCTCGCGGGCGTTCTCGCGTTGGTCATGCTGATGCTCGTGGTAAGCGGCTGCGCCTCCACGCCGCAGCTGGCGGAATCCACCCGGCAACACCTGCCCCGTCAGGCTCTCCTCGAGGAGGTGCCCTTCCATGGGCAGCGCGACTACCAGTGCGGCCCCGCGTCACTGGCCATGGTGCTCAACGCCGCCGGCGTGCCGGTGACGGTCGACACCCTGATCCCCCAGGTCTTCCTGCCCGGCCGGGAGGGCAGCGTCCAGCCCGAGATGCTGGGCACCGTGCGCCGCCAGGGGCGCATTCCCTTCCGGATCGACGGCAGCCTCGATGCCCTGCTCACCGAGATCAATGCCGGCCACCCGGTGGTGGTGATGCAGAACCTCTCGCTGCCGGCCTGGCCGGTCTGGCACTACGCCGTGGCCATCGGCTTCGACCGTGGCGAGAAGACCCTGACGCTGCACAGTGGCATGGAGCCCGAGCGCCTCGAGTCCTTCAAGCGCTTCGATGCCACCTGGGCCCGCAGCGAGCGCTGGGCCTTCATCGCCCTGCCGCCAGGCCAGCTGCCGGCCACCGGCGACGGCCGGGCGGCACTGGACGCCATCGCCGACTTCGAGCGCGTCCAGGGGGTATCGGCCTCGCTGCCCGCCTGGACGGCACTGGTGGAGCACCACCCAGACCTGGCCATGGGCCATTTCGCCCTGGGCAGTGCCCGCCATGCGGCCGGCGACGCCGATGGCGCCCGCGAGGCCTTCGCGGACGCCGTGGAGGCGGATCCCGAGCTGGCCGTGGCCTGGCTCAACCTGGGACTGCTGCACCGCGGCCAGGGTAGCGCCGACGAGGCGCGAGCCGCCCTCGAGCGGGCCGCCGACCTCCCCGGCCCCTGGCAGGCACAGGCGCAGGAGGCCCTCGCGGACCTGCCGCGGCGGGCCGGCTGA
- the holA gene encoding DNA polymerase III subunit delta, protein MKVFPDKLEGALAKKLPPVVIVAGDEPLQHMEACDAVRHAARQAGVEEREVLHVEANFAWGRLTEAAASLSLFATRRLIEVRLGSSKPGQEGGKALREYAETLSGDDILLLSTGKLDYREQKSAWFKALDKAGLFVPVWPVDASRLGYWLRDRAGRHGLTLDLDAARLLGERTEGNLLAADQELQKLALLLPPGARVGPREVAGGVEDSARYDVFTLMDACLKGERARVSRIVAGLRGEGVEAPIVLWALARELRILLSLHQHLDQGQSLEHACKAQKPPIFEKRRPAYQQAIARLPLKRLHKLLLFAQRLDLAIKGGSRVPLWDGLHDLALTLAGGRGLLAELPSSYRVG, encoded by the coding sequence ATGAAAGTCTTCCCCGACAAGCTCGAGGGCGCGCTGGCCAAGAAGCTGCCGCCGGTGGTGATCGTCGCCGGCGACGAGCCGCTGCAGCACATGGAGGCCTGCGACGCCGTGCGCCATGCGGCCCGCCAGGCGGGGGTCGAGGAGCGGGAGGTCCTGCACGTCGAGGCCAACTTCGCCTGGGGCCGGCTGACCGAGGCGGCCGCCAGCCTGTCGCTGTTCGCCACGCGCCGACTCATCGAGGTGCGCCTGGGCAGCAGCAAGCCGGGCCAGGAGGGCGGCAAGGCGCTGCGCGAGTACGCCGAGACCCTGAGCGGCGACGATATCCTGCTGCTTTCCACCGGCAAGCTCGACTATCGCGAGCAGAAGAGCGCCTGGTTCAAGGCGCTGGACAAGGCCGGGCTCTTCGTCCCGGTCTGGCCCGTGGACGCCTCGCGACTGGGCTACTGGCTGCGCGACCGGGCCGGTCGCCACGGCCTCACGCTGGACCTCGATGCCGCCCGCCTGCTCGGCGAGCGCACCGAGGGCAACCTGCTGGCCGCCGACCAGGAGCTGCAGAAGCTCGCCCTGCTGCTGCCGCCGGGCGCCCGCGTCGGCCCCCGCGAGGTGGCCGGCGGCGTCGAGGACAGCGCCCGCTACGACGTCTTCACCCTGATGGACGCCTGCCTGAAGGGCGAGCGCGCCCGGGTCTCCCGCATCGTGGCCGGCCTGCGCGGCGAGGGCGTCGAGGCGCCCATCGTGCTGTGGGCCCTGGCCCGGGAGCTGCGCATCCTGCTCTCCCTGCACCAGCATCTGGACCAGGGCCAGAGCCTGGAGCACGCCTGCAAGGCCCAGAAACCGCCGATCTTCGAGAAACGCCGCCCCGCCTACCAGCAGGCCATCGCCCGGCTGCCATTGAAGCGGCTGCACAAGCTGCTGCTCTTCGCCCAGCGCCTGGACCTCGCCATCAAGGGCGGCAGCCGCGTGCCGCTGTGGGACGGCCTGCACGACCTGGCGCTGACGCTGGCCGGCGGGCGGGGCCTGCTGGCCGAGCTGCCCTCCTCCTACCGCGTCGGCTGA
- the lptE gene encoding LPS assembly lipoprotein LptE gives MQRRHLLRLGLAAGASLAIAGCGFRLRGYDQPLVSLDALALAGPETALRRLVTRRLEGAGTRLHDDAPRVLTLGNEAFSERRLGGLESGPRELEMTLEVPFSVQRRVDGAYLLDQQRLSVSERLTVNDDELLSQDVEREAVRERLRGEATRQLLNRLRALGE, from the coding sequence ATGCAGCGCCGACACCTCCTGCGCCTCGGCCTCGCCGCCGGCGCCTCCCTGGCGATTGCCGGTTGCGGCTTTCGCCTGCGCGGCTACGACCAGCCACTGGTGAGCCTCGACGCCCTGGCCCTGGCGGGGCCGGAGACCGCGCTTCGTCGCCTGGTCACCCGGCGCCTCGAAGGTGCCGGCACCCGGTTGCATGACGACGCCCCGCGGGTGCTCACCCTCGGCAACGAGGCCTTCAGCGAGCGGCGCCTGGGCGGGCTCGAAAGCGGGCCGCGCGAGCTGGAGATGACCCTGGAGGTCCCCTTCTCGGTCCAGCGCCGCGTCGACGGTGCCTACCTGCTCGATCAGCAGCGCCTGTCCGTCAGCGAACGGCTGACGGTCAACGACGACGAGTTGCTGTCCCAGGACGTCGAGCGCGAGGCCGTGCGCGAGCGGCTGCGTGGCGAGGCGACCCGGCAGCTGCTGAACCGCCTCCGCGCCCTGGGCGAATGA